The Staphylococcus carnosus genome has a segment encoding these proteins:
- a CDS encoding amino acid permease, which translates to MGKKLQKELSNRHIQLIAIGGAIGTGLFLGSGQTIKLTGPSIFIAYIIIGMFLFAFMRGLGELLLSNTKFNSFVDIANEYLGPFGGFIIGWTYWFCWIISSMSDLTAIGQYIAYWLPQVPNWISVLFVVLVLIAFNLLGAKLFGELEFWFALIKIITILALIVVGLILIFFSFKTEHGTASFSNLVSHGGMFPHGAFGFLMAFQMAIYSFIGIELIGVTAGETKDREKTIPKAINNVPVRILLFYVGSLIIITSVVPWNTLSENSSPFVKVFGLIGIPFAASLVNFVVITAAASATNSGIYSNSRILFGLAEQGLGPKVFGKVNNHGVPHISMLLSSLLLLFAALLNYIFPNAVQLFIYVTTLSTVLYLFVWTLIIISYIVYAFKNKKEHKASDFKLPGGPYAGFIVLAFFIFAYVLLLFTDETQKALFVSPIWFIFMIIMYQKYKNNARANVQKMREGNKPKAN; encoded by the coding sequence TTGGGAAAAAAATTGCAAAAGGAGCTTTCCAATAGGCATATTCAATTGATTGCCATTGGAGGAGCAATCGGTACAGGACTTTTCTTAGGTTCTGGTCAAACTATTAAACTTACAGGTCCAAGTATTTTCATCGCATACATCATCATCGGTATGTTTTTATTTGCCTTTATGCGCGGACTTGGTGAATTGTTACTCAGCAACACGAAATTCAATTCATTTGTAGATATAGCAAATGAATATTTAGGGCCGTTCGGCGGATTTATTATAGGCTGGACGTATTGGTTCTGTTGGATTATTTCAAGCATGTCCGACTTAACAGCTATCGGGCAATATATCGCGTATTGGTTACCACAAGTACCAAACTGGATCTCAGTACTTTTTGTAGTACTTGTATTAATCGCATTTAATTTATTAGGCGCTAAACTTTTTGGGGAGTTAGAATTTTGGTTCGCTTTGATTAAAATTATTACGATACTTGCTTTAATCGTTGTAGGTTTAATCTTAATCTTCTTTTCATTTAAAACAGAACATGGAACTGCAAGTTTCAGTAACTTAGTGTCTCATGGAGGGATGTTCCCACATGGTGCATTCGGTTTCTTAATGGCATTCCAAATGGCAATCTATTCATTCATCGGAATTGAGTTGATTGGCGTGACAGCTGGTGAAACGAAAGATCGCGAAAAAACGATTCCGAAAGCTATCAATAATGTTCCCGTACGTATTTTACTTTTTTACGTAGGTTCATTAATCATTATCACTTCTGTAGTGCCTTGGAATACATTAAGTGAAAACTCAAGTCCATTTGTTAAGGTATTTGGTTTAATCGGTATTCCATTTGCTGCAAGCTTAGTCAACTTTGTAGTTATTACTGCAGCAGCCTCAGCTACTAATAGTGGTATTTATTCAAACAGCCGTATCTTATTCGGATTAGCTGAACAAGGTTTAGGACCAAAAGTTTTTGGCAAGGTTAATAATCATGGTGTACCGCATATTTCTATGTTGCTTTCATCATTATTATTACTATTTGCAGCGTTGCTGAACTATATATTTCCAAATGCTGTACAACTCTTTATTTATGTTACAACACTATCAACTGTATTATACTTATTCGTCTGGACATTAATCATCATTTCATATATCGTATATGCATTCAAAAATAAAAAAGAACATAAAGCTAGCGATTTTAAATTACCAGGTGGTCCTTATGCCGGATTTATTGTTTTAGCATTCTTTATTTTTGCATATGTATTATTATTATTTACAGATGAAACACAAAAAGCACTATTTGTTTCTCCAATTTGGTTTATCTTTATGATTATTATGTATCAGAAATATAAAAATAATGCCCGTGCCAATGTACAAAAAATGAGAGAAGGCAATAAGCCTAAAGCTAATTAA
- a CDS encoding C39 family peptidase has protein sequence MSKKILDVKPKSQLSPIPMVMGCEGTAASMLLNYNHIYVHPFSLMKRWPKHPSNPNKGYVGHFLMIKPGAHQTIFPAAFAPYLQLYDTKIVDGTGTTLEELETLIDKGQPALIYHTVLGQTPHKRTFKVDSGREEWVSNIHITLLVGYDDDYYYYIDPLWSQFGEKLILPALFPSKFQTIKIPKDKMKESYDSVGRLAIYHKSQS, from the coding sequence ATGTCCAAAAAAATATTAGATGTTAAACCTAAAAGTCAATTATCACCTATTCCTATGGTCATGGGTTGTGAAGGTACAGCCGCTTCAATGCTGTTAAATTATAACCACATATACGTACATCCTTTTTCGTTGATGAAACGTTGGCCAAAGCATCCTAGTAATCCAAACAAAGGATATGTCGGCCACTTTCTCATGATTAAACCTGGTGCACACCAAACAATTTTCCCTGCAGCATTTGCACCATATCTACAACTTTACGACACAAAAATTGTCGATGGTACAGGAACAACTTTAGAAGAATTAGAGACATTAATCGACAAAGGGCAACCTGCATTGATTTATCATACTGTATTAGGTCAAACCCCACATAAAAGAACTTTCAAAGTAGATTCAGGGCGAGAAGAATGGGTGTCTAATATTCATATTACTTTACTAGTCGGTTATGACGACGATTACTATTACTATATTGATCCATTATGGTCTCAATTCGGAGAAAAATTAATTTTACCTGCCCTTTTCCCTTCTAAGTTTCAAACCATTAAAATTCCGAAAGATAAAATGAAAGAAAGCTATGATTCGGTTGGGCGCTTAGCAATATACCATAAAAGCCAAAGTTGA
- a CDS encoding multidrug effflux MFS transporter — translation MIKNEQARLPLIMIIVLGAMTAFGPMLVDMYNPALPQVQDDFGVSTSTSQLTLSFVMIGMALGQFIFGPLSDIYGRKRTVMTILILMALVSLSCVFISSIDLFLGLRFIQGLLGGGAIVIARATVGDQFDGTALTQSLAALLVVNGIITIVAPLVGGYTLAFTSWKMIFAALTIISLVIFVAAMVMMKETRSDAVARLNFGKILKDFGHLLSNAKFVVPMLMQGLTYVMLFSYAAASPFITQKIYHMTPQAFGWMYAVNGVGLILMSQVTAFAVKYISREKLLHILTAIQLTGVFLVIITTWFHLPLWLLVISFFIMVCPVTGIGPVGFALAIEERSGGSGNASSLLGLFQFILGGIIAPLVGIKGGTNVGPFIIIIVITSILVIILNIWLSKLIKKA, via the coding sequence ATGATTAAAAACGAACAGGCGCGGCTGCCATTAATTATGATCATCGTTTTGGGTGCGATGACAGCATTCGGTCCAATGTTGGTCGATATGTACAATCCGGCATTGCCGCAAGTCCAAGATGACTTTGGTGTTTCTACCTCTACATCTCAATTAACATTATCTTTTGTAATGATTGGGATGGCACTTGGACAATTTATCTTTGGCCCGCTTTCAGATATTTATGGGCGTAAACGCACAGTAATGACAATCTTGATTTTAATGGCACTTGTTTCATTAAGTTGTGTTTTTATTAGTTCTATTGATTTATTCTTAGGATTACGATTTATTCAAGGTTTACTAGGTGGCGGTGCAATTGTTATTGCACGTGCTACTGTAGGTGATCAATTTGATGGCACTGCCTTGACTCAATCATTGGCAGCTTTATTAGTTGTAAACGGTATCATCACAATTGTTGCTCCACTTGTTGGTGGATATACATTAGCCTTTACATCTTGGAAAATGATTTTTGCTGCTTTAACAATTATTTCCCTGGTAATATTTGTGGCTGCTATGGTAATGATGAAAGAAACAAGATCTGATGCAGTTGCACGATTGAACTTTGGTAAAATTCTGAAGGACTTCGGTCATTTGTTAAGTAATGCCAAATTTGTTGTGCCGATGTTAATGCAAGGTTTAACTTATGTTATGTTATTCAGTTATGCTGCAGCATCACCTTTTATTACACAAAAAATTTACCACATGACACCTCAAGCGTTCGGTTGGATGTATGCTGTGAATGGTGTAGGTTTAATTCTTATGAGCCAAGTCACTGCATTTGCTGTTAAATATATCTCACGTGAAAAGTTATTGCATATTTTGACTGCTATCCAATTAACTGGTGTTTTCTTAGTTATTATTACAACATGGTTCCACCTTCCTTTATGGTTGCTTGTTATTTCATTCTTTATCATGGTTTGTCCTGTTACAGGAATTGGCCCTGTCGGATTTGCTTTAGCCATTGAAGAAAGATCTGGGGGAAGCGGAAATGCTTCTAGTTTACTAGGATTATTCCAATTTATATTAGGTGGTATCATTGCACCACTTGTTGGTATTAAAGGCGGTACAAACGTAGGTCCGTTTATCATCATCATAGTGATTACTAGTATCTTAGTCATAATTTTAAATATTTGGTTAAGCAAGTTAATTAAAAAAGCATAA
- a CDS encoding GtrA family protein encodes MKLTKTHFEIIKFIIVGGINTLDYYLVYLILLKGIGINYMISHITGFIISFIISYYLNCYFVYKVKPTWRKFIQFPFTQVVNMGMQTLLLYVFVQWLHISSVIAPFAGLILTIPVTFIMSKYILRDR; translated from the coding sequence ATGAAACTTACTAAAACCCATTTTGAAATAATCAAATTTATAATTGTCGGCGGAATTAATACATTAGATTACTACCTTGTGTATTTAATTCTTTTAAAAGGAATCGGTATTAATTATATGATCAGCCATATTACAGGGTTTATCATCAGTTTTATAATTTCATATTATTTAAACTGTTACTTTGTTTATAAAGTTAAGCCTACTTGGAGAAAATTTATACAATTTCCATTTACACAAGTTGTAAATATGGGAATGCAGACCTTGTTATTATACGTTTTTGTACAATGGCTGCATATTTCCTCTGTAATCGCACCATTTGCTGGTTTGATTCTTACGATTCCTGTAACCTTTATCATGTCTAAATATATATTACGTGATCGTTAA
- a CDS encoding cation diffusion facilitator family transporter produces the protein MSASDNLQKAQRGAYLSLIVYIILSAAKFIVGYSYHSAAVRADALNNMTDILVSIAVIVGLKISIKPADKNHPYGHLKSENIATLLVSFIIMFVGVQVVIQNFPRIFSNDYHTPNPVTIVISFVSGIIMLAVFYYNFRLAKRTNSRSLHSSSLDNLSDSIVSLGTGVGLIFTQFGFPIVDIILATVLGLLIVYTGFSIFRESIFTLSDGFNERDLELYRQEVLEVPDVIDVKTIKGRYHGSSVFVDVTIVVKPDITLDEAHEICDRVETYMHEKGVSSVYVHPEPYHPEKAEKDLPK, from the coding sequence ATGTCAGCGAGTGACAATTTACAAAAAGCGCAAAGAGGTGCTTATTTAAGTTTAATTGTTTACATCATCCTTTCAGCAGCTAAGTTTATTGTGGGTTATTCCTATCATTCAGCAGCTGTACGTGCGGATGCGTTAAATAATATGACAGATATTTTAGTTTCAATTGCAGTGATTGTAGGATTGAAAATTTCTATCAAACCCGCAGATAAAAATCATCCCTATGGACATTTGAAATCTGAAAATATCGCTACGTTGCTTGTATCTTTTATTATTATGTTTGTCGGGGTTCAAGTTGTCATACAGAATTTCCCGAGAATTTTCAGTAATGACTATCATACGCCTAATCCAGTGACGATTGTTATCAGTTTTGTCAGTGGAATTATTATGTTAGCTGTTTTTTATTACAATTTTAGATTAGCGAAGCGTACAAATAGTCGTTCGTTACATTCCTCGTCATTAGATAATTTATCGGACAGTATTGTGAGTTTAGGAACTGGGGTCGGCTTGATATTTACGCAATTCGGTTTTCCAATTGTCGATATCATTTTAGCAACTGTCTTAGGTCTGCTTATTGTATATACAGGCTTTTCAATTTTCAGAGAATCTATTTTTACATTAAGTGATGGGTTTAATGAACGAGATTTAGAATTATATCGTCAAGAAGTTTTAGAAGTACCTGATGTAATAGATGTGAAAACGATTAAAGGACGCTATCATGGCAGTAGCGTTTTCGTAGATGTGACAATTGTTGTAAAACCTGATATTACATTAGATGAAGCACATGAAATTTGTGATAGAGTGGAAACTTATATGCATGAAAAAGGAGTTTCATCAGTTTATGTTCATCCAGAACCTTATCATCCAGAAAAAGCTGAAAAAGATTTGCCGAAGTAA
- a CDS encoding 2,3-diphosphoglycerate-dependent phosphoglycerate mutase, which yields MPTLILCRHGQSVWNAENLFTGWTDVDLSDQGVEEATTSGDRLKQEGIEIDVAFTSVLQRAIKTTYHLLERSNQLFVPLYKSWRLNERHYGGLQGLNKDAAREEFGEEQVHIWRRSYDIAPPDATAEQREADLADRKYQGLDERVIPTSESLKDTLERVIPYWNDAIAPELLTGKTVLVSAHGNSLRALIKHIEGVSDEDIVGYEIKTGAPLIYELDDNLGFVSKHYL from the coding sequence ATGCCAACATTAATATTATGCCGACACGGACAAAGTGTTTGGAATGCTGAAAATCTATTTACAGGATGGACTGATGTTGATTTATCAGACCAAGGTGTAGAAGAAGCAACTACTTCAGGTGATCGTTTAAAACAAGAAGGAATTGAGATTGATGTTGCTTTTACATCTGTTTTACAACGCGCAATTAAAACAACATATCACTTATTAGAACGTTCAAATCAATTATTTGTACCTCTTTATAAAAGTTGGCGTTTAAATGAACGTCATTACGGCGGATTGCAAGGATTAAATAAAGATGCAGCACGTGAAGAGTTCGGTGAAGAACAAGTGCATATTTGGCGTCGTTCTTATGACATCGCACCTCCTGACGCTACAGCTGAACAGCGAGAAGCAGATTTAGCTGATCGTAAATATCAAGGGTTAGATGAACGTGTTATCCCAACATCTGAAAGTTTAAAGGATACATTAGAACGTGTTATTCCATATTGGAATGATGCAATTGCCCCTGAATTATTAACAGGGAAAACAGTATTAGTATCTGCACATGGCAACTCATTGCGTGCATTAATCAAACATATCGAAGGTGTATCAGATGAAGATATCGTAGGATACGAAATCAAAACAGGTGCGCCACTTATCTATGAATTAGATGATAATTTAGGATTTGTATCGAAACATTATTTATAA
- a CDS encoding putative metal homeostasis protein yields MKLDLSTARRNLHSPNIKTRKRALKVIKSHKRNKNN; encoded by the coding sequence ATGAAACTAGATTTATCAACTGCACGTCGTAATTTGCATAGTCCTAATATCAAAACACGTAAACGTGCATTAAAAGTTATTAAAAGCCACAAACGCAATAAGAATAATTAA
- a CDS encoding amino acid ABC transporter substrate-binding protein, translated as MKRILLTVLTIVLTVALAACGNGSSDNKSSKSKDDNKTLVVGTEGTYAPFTYHDKKGNLTGYDIDVTKAVAKEMGYKVKFKETQWDSMFAGLDSGRFDMIANQVGINKDREAKYKFSKPYTYSSGVLVVNKDNKNIKSFDDVKGKKLAQTFTSNYGELAKSKGAELVKVDGFNQAMDLLQSHRVEGTFNDSLSYLDYKKQKPDAKIKEIKGNAEKSKTAFTFTKKEDDATIKKVNKALDKLEKDGELAKIGKKWFGQDVSKT; from the coding sequence ATGAAGAGAATATTATTAACTGTTTTGACAATCGTATTAACAGTAGCTTTGGCTGCATGTGGCAACGGTTCAAGTGATAACAAATCATCGAAATCTAAAGATGATAATAAAACATTAGTGGTAGGTACAGAAGGGACTTATGCACCTTTTACATACCATGATAAAAAAGGAAACTTAACAGGTTACGATATTGATGTAACAAAAGCTGTAGCGAAAGAAATGGGATACAAAGTTAAGTTTAAAGAAACACAATGGGATTCTATGTTTGCTGGCCTTGATTCAGGTCGTTTCGATATGATTGCCAACCAAGTTGGTATCAATAAAGATCGTGAAGCAAAATATAAATTCTCTAAACCATACACTTATTCATCAGGTGTATTAGTAGTGAACAAAGATAACAAAAATATTAAATCATTTGATGATGTTAAAGGTAAAAAATTAGCACAAACATTCACTTCTAATTATGGTGAACTTGCAAAATCTAAAGGTGCTGAACTTGTTAAAGTAGATGGCTTTAACCAAGCAATGGATTTATTACAATCACATCGTGTTGAAGGTACTTTCAATGACAGCTTATCTTACTTAGATTATAAGAAACAAAAACCTGATGCAAAAATCAAAGAAATCAAAGGTAACGCAGAAAAAAGTAAAACTGCTTTCACTTTCACTAAAAAAGAAGACGATGCAACAATTAAAAAAGTAAATAAAGCATTAGACAAATTAGAAAAAGATGGCGAACTAGCTAAAATCGGTAAGAAATGGTTTGGTCAAGATGTTTCTAAAACTTAA
- a CDS encoding amino acid ABC transporter permease, producing MFLKLNAIVLNEQQLHALDAARQAFLPMLGGLIKYSIPITLVTFVLGLIIALFTALMRISTSKILRGIARVYVSIIRGTPMIVQLFIIFYGLPELGRLVTNNPDTQWTLPSVVAAIIGLSLNVGAYASEIIRGGIISIPKGQSEAAYSIGMNYRQTIQRIILPQAIRVSVPALGNTFLSLLKDTSLLGFILVAEMFRKAQEVASTTYEYLTIYILVALLYWVVCFIISVIQSFYESYLERGYRS from the coding sequence ATGTTTCTAAAACTTAATGCGATCGTTTTGAATGAACAGCAGTTACATGCATTAGATGCAGCACGACAAGCGTTCCTTCCTATGTTAGGCGGATTGATTAAGTACTCAATCCCTATTACTTTAGTAACATTTGTTTTAGGTTTGATTATTGCGTTATTTACAGCTTTAATGCGAATCAGTACAAGTAAGATTTTGCGAGGTATTGCAAGAGTATATGTATCTATTATTCGTGGTACACCAATGATTGTACAATTATTCATTATATTCTATGGATTGCCGGAACTTGGCAGATTAGTTACGAATAACCCGGATACGCAGTGGACATTACCTTCTGTCGTAGCGGCAATTATTGGATTATCTTTAAATGTCGGTGCATATGCTTCTGAGATTATCCGTGGTGGAATTATTTCAATACCAAAAGGCCAGTCTGAAGCGGCATATTCAATTGGGATGAATTATCGCCAAACAATTCAGCGCATTATCCTACCGCAAGCTATTCGTGTCTCAGTACCGGCACTCGGTAATACATTCCTCAGCTTGTTGAAAGATACATCTTTATTAGGATTTATCTTAGTAGCTGAGATGTTCAGAAAAGCACAAGAAGTTGCTTCAACAACATATGAATATTTAACAATTTATATTCTTGTAGCTTTATTATACTGGGTTGTTTGCTTTATCATTTCAGTGATTCAATCCTTCTATGAATCCTACTTAGAAAGAGGGTATCGTTCATGA
- a CDS encoding amino acid ABC transporter ATP-binding protein translates to MIELKNIKKSFGDKEVIKGVDLNVNEGEVVTLIGRSGSGKTTLLRMMNALELPTEGQVWVNGETYTNNDKKSQIRVRKQSGMVFQNYNLFPHKTAIENVMEGLIVVKKMNKQDARKRAESLLEKVGLTNVKDQHPSALSGGQQQRVAIARALAMNPKVMLFDEPTSALDPELVNEVLRVIKELAREGMTMVIVTHEMRFAKEVSDKTVFIHEGVIGEEGKPSEIFEHPKSKDLQRFLNVIQEQEI, encoded by the coding sequence ATGATTGAATTGAAAAATATTAAAAAATCCTTCGGTGATAAAGAAGTTATTAAGGGTGTCGACCTTAATGTAAATGAAGGTGAAGTTGTAACATTAATTGGACGTTCTGGTTCTGGTAAAACAACTTTACTGCGTATGATGAATGCATTGGAATTACCGACTGAAGGTCAAGTTTGGGTGAATGGTGAAACTTATACGAATAATGATAAGAAATCACAAATTCGCGTACGCAAACAATCAGGTATGGTATTCCAGAACTATAATCTTTTTCCACACAAGACAGCTATTGAAAATGTAATGGAAGGTCTTATTGTTGTGAAAAAGATGAATAAGCAAGATGCAAGAAAACGTGCTGAATCATTGCTTGAAAAAGTAGGATTAACGAATGTTAAAGATCAGCACCCGAGCGCTTTATCAGGTGGACAACAACAACGTGTTGCGATTGCAAGAGCTTTAGCAATGAATCCAAAAGTGATGTTGTTTGATGAACCAACTTCAGCACTTGATCCAGAACTTGTAAATGAAGTATTGCGGGTTATTAAAGAACTTGCACGCGAAGGTATGACAATGGTTATTGTCACGCATGAAATGCGTTTTGCGAAAGAAGTTTCAGATAAAACCGTATTTATTCATGAAGGTGTCATCGGTGAAGAAGGGAAGCCTTCTGAAATATTCGAGCATCCGAAATCAAAGGATCTGCAACGTTTCTTAAATGTAATTCAAGAACAAGAAATTTAA
- a CDS encoding DsbA family protein, with the protein MKKLALLVCIGIIAAVLQGCSQKDPDLNSKNGKIRVVEFADYKCPYCKKVEDNIMPKLEKDYIDKGKVDYQMVNVAFLGKDSIIGSRAGHAVKNIAPKQYLDFQKKIFAVQPDTEDHKKPWINEKLLDKLIDGLKISNKQKADIKKDYKTKNSKSWKDAEKDKAFAKKKNIDTVPVVFVDGTKLDDPYHFKEYKDLLEK; encoded by the coding sequence ATGAAAAAATTAGCATTATTAGTTTGCATTGGTATTATCGCTGCTGTATTACAAGGATGTTCACAAAAAGACCCTGATTTAAATAGTAAAAATGGAAAAATCAGAGTTGTAGAATTTGCTGATTATAAATGTCCGTACTGTAAAAAAGTAGAAGATAATATCATGCCGAAATTAGAAAAAGATTATATTGATAAAGGCAAAGTGGATTATCAAATGGTTAATGTGGCTTTTTTAGGTAAAGATTCTATTATTGGTTCACGTGCAGGTCATGCGGTAAAAAATATTGCACCTAAACAATATTTAGATTTTCAAAAGAAAATTTTTGCTGTACAACCTGATACAGAAGACCATAAGAAACCTTGGATTAATGAAAAACTGTTAGACAAGTTAATCGATGGATTAAAAATCTCTAATAAACAAAAGGCAGATATTAAAAAAGACTATAAAACAAAAAACAGTAAATCTTGGAAAGATGCTGAAAAAGATAAAGCATTTGCTAAAAAGAAAAATATTGATACTGTACCTGTAGTTTTTGTGGATGGTACCAAATTGGATGATCCGTATCATTTTAAAGAATATAAAGATTTACTAGAAAAATAA
- a CDS encoding NAD(P)/FAD-dependent oxidoreductase — translation MQHYRIAIIGAGAAGIGMSIAFQQLGLDNEDMVVLDKGKIGQSFLNWPKSTRTITPSFTTNGFGMPDINAVSTETSPAFTFNEEHISGETYADYLKTVAEYYELPIQENTPVKNIEFVDGHYEIQTEHGLITSEYIFVATGDFSFARKPFKYGQHYSEVEDFTKMPGEEYVIIGGNESAFDAAICMAEQGKQVSIYTHTTGLEQDNADPSIRLSPYTQQRLQQVVKNGAAIELNVGYTASTIDFSDMDRKYVVKFNNGKQVATRNEPILATGFDATTNPLVRQLFSTADGEIELTELDESTRYPNVFLIGPTVRHADAILCYIYKFRSRFAVLAEQVMEREALEVDQTALETYKANNMYLDDYSCCEVDCSC, via the coding sequence ATGCAACATTATCGCATAGCAATTATAGGAGCAGGAGCAGCTGGAATCGGAATGTCTATTGCCTTTCAACAACTAGGATTAGACAACGAAGACATGGTTGTTTTAGATAAAGGTAAAATTGGACAATCATTTTTAAATTGGCCGAAATCTACACGTACAATTACGCCTTCATTTACAACAAACGGCTTTGGTATGCCAGACATTAATGCAGTTTCTACTGAAACTTCACCAGCTTTTACATTTAATGAAGAGCATATTTCAGGAGAAACTTACGCAGATTATTTGAAGACGGTCGCAGAATATTATGAGTTGCCTATTCAAGAAAATACACCTGTTAAAAATATTGAATTTGTGGATGGACACTATGAAATACAAACAGAGCATGGGTTAATTACAAGTGAATATATTTTTGTTGCGACAGGTGACTTTTCATTTGCGCGTAAGCCATTTAAATATGGACAACATTATAGCGAGGTTGAAGATTTTACAAAAATGCCTGGAGAAGAATATGTCATTATCGGTGGTAATGAAAGTGCTTTTGATGCTGCGATTTGCATGGCTGAACAAGGAAAACAAGTTTCGATTTATACGCATACTACAGGATTAGAACAAGACAATGCTGACCCTAGTATCAGATTGTCGCCATATACACAACAACGTCTGCAACAGGTTGTGAAAAATGGTGCTGCTATAGAATTGAATGTAGGTTATACTGCTTCAACTATCGATTTCTCAGACATGGATCGCAAATATGTAGTGAAGTTCAACAATGGAAAACAAGTTGCAACACGTAATGAACCTATTTTAGCTACAGGTTTTGATGCAACAACTAATCCGCTAGTCCGTCAATTGTTCAGTACAGCCGACGGTGAAATTGAATTAACTGAACTTGATGAGTCTACTCGTTATCCGAATGTTTTCCTTATAGGGCCAACAGTACGTCATGCTGATGCGATATTATGCTACATTTATAAATTCCGCTCTCGTTTTGCAGTACTTGCAGAACAAGTAATGGAACGAGAAGCATTAGAGGTGGATCAAACCGCTCTAGAAACATATAAAGCTAATAATATGTATTTAGATGATTATAGCTGCTGCGAAGTGGATTGCTCATGCTAG